The window CTGAGACGGCTTAGCGAGGAAGCGCGGGTCGATGTGTCGGTCATCTCTGGCAAAGAAGAGGCCCGCCTCATCTACCTGGGCGTGGCCAGTGGGCTTCATATAGGGGGCCGCAAGGCCCTCTTCATCGATATCGGCGGGGGAAGCACCGAGATCATCATCGGGGACCAGGAGAACTACACCTACCTCGACAGCCTGAAGCTGGGAGCTATAAGGCTCACCAACCTGTTCCTTCCGGAAGGAGCCAAGACCCCGGTCTCTGCCGATGCCTACAGCAAGATGCGGAAATATGTCAGGAACGCCGTCATCAGGACCATGCACCGGGTCAAGGAGGAGAAGATCAGCATCTCGGTAGCCTCGTCCGGGACGGCAATCAACCTGGCCGAGATATCCAGCCGGATGACGGGAAACGCTGACAGCCGAAGCTTGACGCTCCGCCGTTCCCAGCTGAAAAAGACCATGATCATGCTGTGCTCCCTTCCGTTGGAGGAGAGGAGGAAGGTACCGGGAATGAACCCGGAAAGGGCGGACATCATCATCGGTGGCGGGGCCATCCTCGAGACCCTGATGGACGAGTTCGGACTGGAAGAGGTGATGATCAGCGAGAGGGGGCTCCGGGACGGCCTGCTCGCAGAGTACCTGGCCCAAGGGGGCGACCAGGAATACCGGCAAATGTCGGTGAGGGAGAGGAGCGTGCTGCAGTTGGGCCGTTCCTGTAACCTCGACGAAATGCACGCTGACCGGGTCAAAGGCCTGGCCCTGTCGTTGTTCGACAGCGGGTTCAGACAGGGTCTGCACAATTTCGGAGATTGGGAAAGAGAGCTTCTTGGCTACGCCGCCTTTCTTCATGACATAGGCGATTTCATTTCATTCAACAATCACCATCTGCACTCCCATTACATCATACGGAATGCAGAGCTGCTCGGGTTCGATCAACGTGAGATATTGATCATGGCAGACCTGGCACGCTTCCACCGCAAGAAGATACCGAGGAAGAAGGATCCAGACCTGGACGATCTGGACGAACATTCCCAGAAGGTTGTCATCCTTCTGTCGGTCCTGCTGCGCCTGGCGGAAAGCCTGGACAGGAGCCACACCGGCCTGGTCAAGCATGCCGAGTTCGTCATGGTGGAAAGGTCCACTACTGTCTTGGCCATCCAAAGCGATGAGGATGTCCAACTGGAAGTGTGGGGCATTGAGTCCGATTCGAAGGCCTTCGAGAAGGCCTTTGGACGCACCCTCAAATCCAACGTCGTAAGGACCTGAACCTTCCGTTATCAGGATTGCGAAAACAGCCCCCCGTGGATATATACACTGAATGGCCCTCCTAGCCTCCACAAAACGGGCCCCAGCGCGTATGTGGCCCGCGAGGATGCAAGATGAGACTCAGAAGCAAGACGTTCCTCGTCACAGGAATGATCATGTTAGCCATGGTCATCGTCTTGGCCGGGTTCTCCTCCATTGTCTTGAGCCAAGGATACACTAGGATAGAGGAAAAGGACTGCACTGACAATGTCCAGCGCATCATTAGCTCGTTGAAGAACCAGGAAAACCAGCTTGAGAGGAATGTTTATGACTGGGCGGTCTGGGATGTCGCGTACCAATACGCAGAGGACCACAACGCGGACTTTGAGACCAATGATCTTGACAACAGCAGTTTCACGAACCTGAAGATCAACGCCTTTGTTGTCGTCGACAGTGACGGTTCGATCGTCAACGTCACATTTTTCGATCTCGGATCTGACACCAAGATAGCTCCTCCACGATCGTTCATGGACCATCTGGTGCCGGATGATCCTATGCTTGTCCAAACTGGCGATATGTCCGGGGTATCGGGAATCGTGGAGATCGATGGGAGGCCTTTGATGGTCTCAAGCCACGCGATCCTGACCAGCCAAGCGGAGGGGCCGAGTCATGGGCAGCTAATCATGGGAAGATACCTGGACACGACAGAGATCGAAATCATCGAAGGTTTGACAGGCTCCAAATTCACCCTGCTTCCCATCAACGACCCGATCATCAACTCGGAATTGAGCGCACAGGATC of the Methanomassiliicoccales archaeon genome contains:
- a CDS encoding Ppx/GppA phosphatase family protein, whose translation is MSWTDMNGPKAVGFIDIGTNSVRLLVVRINPNRSYTVLSQEKEVVRLGEGEFRDQMLTQDAIFRGVMVVKKFAELSRAYGAEEVIAVATSAAREAKNQIDLLRRLSEEARVDVSVISGKEEARLIYLGVASGLHIGGRKALFIDIGGGSTEIIIGDQENYTYLDSLKLGAIRLTNLFLPEGAKTPVSADAYSKMRKYVRNAVIRTMHRVKEEKISISVASSGTAINLAEISSRMTGNADSRSLTLRRSQLKKTMIMLCSLPLEERRKVPGMNPERADIIIGGGAILETLMDEFGLEEVMISERGLRDGLLAEYLAQGGDQEYRQMSVRERSVLQLGRSCNLDEMHADRVKGLALSLFDSGFRQGLHNFGDWERELLGYAAFLHDIGDFISFNNHHLHSHYIIRNAELLGFDQREILIMADLARFHRKKIPRKKDPDLDDLDEHSQKVVILLSVLLRLAESLDRSHTGLVKHAEFVMVERSTTVLAIQSDEDVQLEVWGIESDSKAFEKAFGRTLKSNVVRT